In one window of Flavobacterium ginsengisoli DNA:
- a CDS encoding helix-turn-helix domain-containing protein codes for MKLYIKNMVCSRCKMVVKSEFEKLGLQPISVELGEVELQEEINDLQKEILLENLQSLGFDLLDDKKTKTVERIKNLIVDLVHHKNNDLKINLSEYLAENLNQDYNSLSNLFSEIENTTIEKYFISQKIEKVKELLIYNELSLSEIADILNYSNVAHLSNQFKKITGYTPTSFKQLKDNKRIQIENI; via the coding sequence ATGAAGCTTTACATCAAAAATATGGTGTGCAGCCGATGCAAAATGGTAGTGAAGTCTGAGTTCGAAAAACTCGGACTTCAACCTATTTCTGTAGAATTAGGAGAAGTTGAACTACAGGAAGAAATCAACGATTTGCAAAAAGAAATTTTATTAGAGAACCTGCAATCTTTGGGTTTTGATCTACTCGATGATAAAAAAACAAAAACAGTCGAAAGAATAAAAAACCTGATTGTAGATTTGGTTCATCATAAAAACAATGATTTAAAAATCAACCTATCAGAATATCTCGCAGAAAATTTAAATCAAGATTATAATTCATTAAGCAATTTATTTTCTGAAATCGAAAACACAACAATCGAAAAGTATTTCATAAGCCAGAAAATCGAAAAAGTAAAAGAATTATTGATTTACAATGAGCTTTCCTTAAGCGAAATTGCAGATATTCTAAATTACAGCAACGTAGCACATTTGAGTAATCAGTTCAAAAAAATTACGGGCTACACTCCTACTTCATTTAAACAATTGAAAGATAATAAGCGTATTCAGATTGAGAATATTTAA
- a CDS encoding DUF3347 domain-containing protein, translating to MDKLKSNEHTVWMKVVKKLTADAKSISATTDLKKQRETFKSLSKNTYDLIKVSNPEQPIYKQYCPMADADWLSKEKAVKNPYYGSSMLTCGNVVETIK from the coding sequence ATGGACAAATTAAAAAGCAATGAACATACGGTTTGGATGAAAGTGGTAAAGAAATTAACTGCTGACGCTAAAAGTATTTCAGCTACAACAGATCTTAAAAAGCAACGTGAAACTTTTAAATCTTTATCTAAAAACACTTACGATTTAATAAAAGTTTCTAATCCAGAACAGCCAATCTACAAACAATATTGCCCAATGGCAGACGCTGATTGGTTAAGTAAAGAAAAAGCAGTTAAAAACCCTTATTATGGTTCTTCGATGCTGACTTGCGGAAATGTAGTAGAAACGATCAAATAA
- a CDS encoding AraC family transcriptional regulator, with product MPKLNQFKTLVLDEFEEEKFHLPPHTHTYYEIIYIKKGSGIHHLNNNLLSYKAGDLFVISPDDEHYFDIKKSTRFIFIKFTDNYFNSKQNLTCDEFLVNTPESFMRDKILKETVLKFDEPCKTILKNTVENIVTYDRYIDVTSSPIVFYQILSIFGLIKETIRGMNLQMQSTHLDNEQIANYIHQNIYQPKLVQVKVIAEHFNIAQTYFSAYFKRTFSISYREYIHNLRTTLIEKRFHNNQLPIKQIAYEFGFTDESHLTNYFKKRKNMKPTDFKKL from the coding sequence ATGCCTAAATTAAATCAGTTTAAAACACTTGTTCTTGATGAATTTGAAGAAGAGAAATTTCATCTTCCTCCACATACCCATACCTATTATGAAATCATTTATATAAAGAAAGGGAGTGGCATTCATCATTTGAATAACAATCTCCTTTCATACAAAGCTGGAGACTTATTTGTGATTTCGCCAGACGACGAACATTATTTCGATATAAAGAAAAGTACACGATTCATTTTTATCAAATTCACTGATAATTATTTCAATTCCAAACAAAATCTAACTTGTGATGAATTTCTCGTAAATACTCCCGAAAGTTTCATGCGAGATAAAATCTTAAAAGAAACGGTTTTAAAGTTTGATGAACCTTGCAAAACGATCTTGAAAAATACGGTTGAAAACATTGTAACATACGATCGCTATATTGACGTTACTTCTTCTCCAATTGTTTTCTATCAGATTCTTTCCATTTTTGGCTTAATTAAAGAAACGATTCGCGGTATGAATCTACAGATGCAATCGACACATTTGGATAATGAGCAAATTGCCAATTATATTCATCAAAATATATATCAGCCAAAACTAGTTCAAGTAAAAGTCATTGCAGAACATTTTAATATTGCCCAAACTTATTTTAGTGCTTATTTTAAAAGAACTTTCAGCATAAGTTATCGCGAATACATCCATAATTTGAGAACGACTTTAATCGAAAAAAGATTTCATAACAATCAATTGCCGATTAAACAAATTGCGTACGAATTTGGCTTTACAGACGAAAGTCATTTGACGAATTATTTCAAAAAACGTAAAAACATGAAACCGACTGATTTTAAGAAACTGTAG